A genomic window from Populus alba chromosome 19, ASM523922v2, whole genome shotgun sequence includes:
- the LOC118045275 gene encoding terpene synthase 10, which produces MAPTHLDSSFSALPTLASPSRPLVESVSSKNSRSVPTKGRCMVATGDDDQIVRRSANYQTSMWDYDFVQSLTSKYKGEPYIARSEKLKASIRMMLANASKPLDQLELIDTLERLGLSYHFVDEIKSTLKSLFDENHIENTATAHDLYATALEFRLLRQRGYLVPQEVFNHFKDEQGNFRACIHDDLKGMLNLYEASYFLVEGENILEDARDFTTKTLENYVKKCNPTEYLSELVSHALELPLAWRMLRLEAHWFINLYETKTDMEPVLLELAKLDFNMVQAVHQEDLKDSSRWWKITGLGEKLDFARDRLMVYFLWSVGIIFEPQFGNIRRMLAKINSLITTVDDVYDVHGTLDELELFTDAIVRWDLNFMDCLPDYMKLCFFALFNSINEIAYDILRDQGVDSLPCLKKAWGDLCKSYLLEAKWYYSGYTPTLQEYLDNAWISIAVPLAIVHTYFYGSNPTTEEASHFMEEYPDIIRWSSLILRLADDLGTSSDEMKRGDVSKSIQCYMYETEASEEEARDHIKKLISNAWKKINASQFSNPHISQTIMGVAVNLARTAQCIYQYGDGHAIEHLETKDRVMSLLIKPL; this is translated from the exons ATGGCTCCCACCCACTTGGATTCATCGTTTAGCGCTCTCCCCACATTAGCATCTCCTAGTCGACCCTTAGTAGAATCTGTATCAAGCAAGAATTCTCGCTCTGTACCTACTAAAGGTCGATGCATGGTTGCCACCGGAGATGATGACCAAATTGTCCGGAGGTCGGCAAATTACCAAACTTCCATGTGGGACTATGATTTTGTTCAGTCACTGACTAGTAAATATAAG GGAGAGCCGTACATAGCGCGAAGCGAAAAGCTGAAGGCAAGCATAAGGATGATGCTGGCGAATGCATCGAAACCCTTGGATCAACTTGAGCTAATCGATACCTTGGAAAGACTTGGATTATCTTACCATTTCGTTGATGAAATAAAGAGCACTTTGAAGAGCTTATTTGATGAAAATCATATAGAGAATACAGCGACAGCACATGATTTGTATGCTACTGCTCTAGAATTTCGACTCTTAAGGCAGCGTGGATATCTTGTACCTCAAG AGGTTTTCAATCATTTCAAGGATGAACAAGGAAACTTTAGGGCATGTATTCATGACGATTTGAAGGGAATGCTAAACCTGTATGAAGCTTCATACTTCTTGGTAGAAGGTGAGAACATCTTAGAAGATGCAAGAGACTTCACCACCAAAACTCTTGAAAACTATGTCAAGAAGTGCAACCCTACCGAATATCTTTCAGAGCTGGTGAGCCATGCCTTGGAGCTTCCATTGGCTTGGAGGATGCTAAGATTGGAGGCCCATTGGTTCATCAATTTGTATGAAACTAAAACTGACATGGAACCTGTTTTGTTAGAACTAGCAAAACTAGATTTCAACATGGTACAAGCGGTACACCAAGAAGATCTGAAAGATTCATCTAG GTGGTGGAAGATAACAGGACTTGGAGAAAAGTTGGATTTTGCCAGGGACAGGCTGATGGTGTATTTCTTATGGTCTGTGGGGATCATATTTGAACCTCAGTTTGGTAATATTAGGAGAATGCTAGCAAAAATTAATTCACTTATAACAACAGTTGATGATGTTTATGATGTCCATGGTACCTTAGATGAGCTTGAGCTATTCACAGATGCCATTGTAAG ATGGGATCTTAATTTCATGGATTGTCTTCCAGACTAtatgaaattatgttttttcgcATTGTTCAATTCGATAAACGAAATTGCTTATGATATTCTAAGAGATCAAGGAGTTGACAGCCTCCCTTGCTTGAAGAAAgcg TGGGGAGATTTATGTAAATCATATCTGTTGGAGGCTAAGTGGTACTACAGTGGATATACACCAACTCTTCAAGAATACTTGGATAATGCATGGATTTCAATTGCAGTACCATTGGCTATTGTTCATACATATTTTTATGGTTCGAATCCAACAACAGAGGAGGCCTCGCATTTCATGGAGGAATACCCAGATATAATTCGATGGTCATCCCTGATTTTACGCCTTGCTGATGATCTTGGAACCTCCTCG GATGAAATGAAAAGAGGAGACGTTTCCAAATCAATCCAATGTTACATGTACGAAACTGAAGCTTCTGAAGAAGAAGCTCGTGAtcatataaagaaattaatcaGCAATGcatggaagaaaataaatgcTTCTCAATTTTCTAATCCCCATATCTCTCAAACTATCATGGGTGTTGCAGTCAACCTTGCACGAACAGCACAATGCATTTACCAATATGGAGATGGGCATGCTATTGAACATCTTGAGACCAAGGATCGGGTGATGTCCTTACTTATTAAGCCTTTATAA